A section of the Rhizobium sp. SSA_523 genome encodes:
- a CDS encoding TRAP transporter substrate-binding protein, whose product MNRRSFFRQAGAVGVGAAATALAAPAIAQENPEITWRLTSSFPKSLDVLFGTATEIAKSVSEATNGKFQIQAYAAGEIVPPLQAADAVAAGTVEMAHTCAYYYVGKDPTFALGTAIPFGLNARLANSWFSVGGGNELINEFLAGHNLYALPAGNTGAQMGGWFRKEIKTVDDLKGLKMRIAGLAGQVMTKVGVTPQQIAGGDVYASLEKGTIDATEFVGPYDDYKLGFYKVAKYYYYPAWWEGGPTVHAFFNLDKFKSLPPAYQRVLTDACARANALMLERYDALNAKALRDLVAEGAILRPFSQDILDVCYKAAQETYAEISASNPAFKKIYDSQQAFKKDGYLWLQIADYSFDTFMMIQQRNGTL is encoded by the coding sequence ATGAACCGCAGATCATTCTTCCGCCAGGCCGGCGCTGTCGGCGTTGGCGCGGCCGCCACGGCCCTCGCCGCTCCGGCCATCGCGCAGGAAAACCCGGAAATCACCTGGCGTCTGACATCTTCCTTCCCGAAGAGCCTCGACGTCCTTTTTGGAACGGCAACCGAGATCGCCAAGAGCGTGTCGGAAGCGACCAATGGCAAATTCCAGATCCAGGCCTATGCTGCAGGAGAGATCGTACCGCCGCTTCAGGCCGCCGATGCCGTGGCAGCCGGCACTGTCGAGATGGCGCATACCTGCGCCTATTACTATGTCGGCAAGGATCCGACTTTCGCACTCGGCACTGCCATTCCCTTCGGCCTCAATGCGCGCCTTGCCAATTCCTGGTTCTCGGTCGGCGGCGGCAATGAACTGATCAACGAATTCCTCGCCGGGCACAATCTGTATGCGCTGCCGGCCGGCAATACCGGTGCCCAGATGGGCGGCTGGTTCCGCAAGGAAATCAAGACGGTGGATGACCTCAAGGGTCTGAAGATGCGCATCGCCGGGCTTGCCGGCCAGGTGATGACCAAGGTCGGTGTGACCCCGCAGCAGATTGCCGGCGGCGATGTCTATGCCTCGCTGGAGAAGGGCACGATCGACGCCACGGAATTCGTCGGCCCCTATGACGACTACAAGCTCGGCTTCTACAAGGTGGCCAAGTACTACTACTACCCTGCCTGGTGGGAAGGCGGTCCGACCGTCCATGCCTTCTTCAATCTCGACAAGTTCAAGTCCCTGCCGCCGGCCTATCAGCGCGTCCTTACGGATGCCTGCGCCCGCGCCAATGCGCTCATGCTTGAAAGATACGATGCACTGAACGCCAAGGCTCTGCGTGATCTGGTGGCCGAGGGCGCTATCCTGCGTCCCTTCAGCCAGGATATTCTCGATGTCTGCTATAAGGCAGCGCAGGAAACCTATGCGGAGATCTCGGCGAGCAATCCCGCCTTCAAGAAGATCTATGACAGCCAGCAGGCGTTCAAGAAGGACGGCTATCTCTGGCTGCAGATTGCCGATTACAGCTTCGATACATTCATGATGATCCAGCAGCGTAACGGCACGCTCTAA
- the mbfA gene encoding iron exporter MbfA — translation MFHLLRSGSRRSFDSLSEAEILALAISSEEEDARIYQSYAGSLSQRAPDSAKIFRDMAEVEQSHRNMLIAQFRQRFGEDIPLIRREHVRGFYQRRPDWLVSNLSLDTIRAQAELMEDQAFRFYTEAARRVTDASTRRLLRDLALAEQGHGEIAHMLGDKHAPAEVQDEENHKERRQFILTYVQPGLAGLMDGSVSTLAPIFAAAFATQDTWQTFLIGLSASVGAGISMGFTEAAHDDGKLSGRGSPLKRGLASGTMTAAGGLGHALPYLIPHFWTATIVAAIVVFIELWAIAFIQNKYMETPFLRAVFQVVFGGSLVLAAGIIIGNG, via the coding sequence ATGTTCCACTTGCTGCGGTCCGGAAGCCGCCGTTCCTTCGACAGCCTGAGCGAGGCGGAAATTCTTGCTCTGGCGATTTCCTCCGAAGAAGAGGATGCGCGCATCTACCAGAGCTATGCCGGATCGCTTTCCCAGCGGGCACCCGATTCCGCCAAGATATTCCGCGACATGGCGGAGGTGGAGCAGTCTCATCGCAACATGCTGATCGCGCAGTTCCGGCAGAGGTTCGGCGAGGATATTCCGCTGATCCGCCGTGAACATGTCCGGGGCTTCTACCAGAGACGGCCCGATTGGCTGGTTTCCAACCTGTCGCTCGATACGATCCGTGCCCAGGCGGAACTGATGGAGGATCAGGCCTTCCGCTTCTATACCGAGGCGGCACGGCGCGTGACGGACGCCTCGACCCGCCGCCTGCTCCGCGATCTGGCGCTGGCGGAGCAGGGGCATGGCGAGATCGCGCATATGCTCGGCGACAAGCATGCGCCGGCGGAGGTTCAGGATGAGGAAAATCACAAGGAACGGCGCCAGTTCATCCTGACCTATGTGCAGCCCGGACTGGCCGGACTGATGGACGGCTCGGTATCAACGCTGGCGCCAATCTTCGCGGCGGCTTTCGCCACGCAGGATACCTGGCAGACCTTCCTGATCGGCCTGTCTGCAAGTGTCGGTGCCGGCATATCCATGGGCTTTACCGAGGCTGCGCATGATGACGGAAAGCTTTCGGGCAGAGGATCGCCGCTCAAGCGTGGCCTTGCCTCCGGCACCATGACCGCGGCGGGCGGACTTGGCCACGCCTTGCCCTATCTCATCCCGCATTTCTGGACCGCTACGATCGTTGCGGCCATCGTGGTCTTCATCGAATTATGGGCAATCGCCTTCATCCAGAACAAATATATGGAGACACCCTTCCTGCGGGCGGTGTTCCAGGTCGTGTTCGGGGGATCTCTGGTGCTGGCCGCCGGCATCATCATCGGCAATGGCTGA